The DNA window GAAGCCGGCGATGGCAATGAAGCGCTTGAGAAAGCGCTGGCGAACGACTACGACGTTATTTTGCTCGATTTAATGCTGCCGGGCAAAGATGGAATTGAGGTGTGCAAAGAAATTCGCGAGCAAAAAGCGACGCCGATTATTATGCTGACGGCGAAAGGCGAAGAATCAAACCGCGTTCAAGGGTTTGAAGTCGGCACCGATGATTACATCGTCAAGCCGTTCAGCCCGCGCGAAGTCGTCCTGCGCGTCAAAGCGCTGCTGCGCCGCGCAGCGAACGCCGCCTATGTGCCGGCCGAGACGACAGCCAAAGATGTGTTGGTGTTCCCGCATGTAACGATTGACAACGATGCCCACCGGGTGACGGTCGACGGCCAAGAGGTGAGCTTGACGCCGAAAGAATATGAACTGCTTCTCTTTTTAGCCCGCTCGCCGGATAAAGTGTTTGACCGCGAGCAGCTGTTAAAAGAAGTATGGCATTACGAGTTTTTCGGCGATTTGCGCACCGTCGACACTCATATTAAACGGCTGCGCGAAAAGCTGAATAAAGCGTCGCCGCAGGCCGGAAAAATGATCGTCACCGTCTGGGGCGTCGGCTACAAGTTTGAGGCAGTGAGCGACTGATGTGGCTGTTTCGCAGCGTCGTCGGGAAG is part of the Geobacillus sp. 46C-IIa genome and encodes:
- a CDS encoding response regulator transcription factor; translation: MEKQEKPIRILVVDDEERIRRLLKMYLERENYAIDEAGDGNEALEKALANDYDVILLDLMLPGKDGIEVCKEIREQKATPIIMLTAKGEESNRVQGFEVGTDDYIVKPFSPREVVLRVKALLRRAANAAYVPAETTAKDVLVFPHVTIDNDAHRVTVDGQEVSLTPKEYELLLFLARSPDKVFDREQLLKEVWHYEFFGDLRTVDTHIKRLREKLNKASPQAGKMIVTVWGVGYKFEAVSD